A region of the Melanotaenia boesemani isolate fMelBoe1 chromosome 6, fMelBoe1.pri, whole genome shotgun sequence genome:
CTTCAGATGGCTTTTGATGTAGTCAAGGCctacaaaattacaaaaatcaAAGGTTTTAAAGCAGTTCCCCCATTACCACTGCTGTAAACcctagattaaaaaataaaatcatggaaATTGGACATTAATATATTCAGCAGAATTATTTTATACACTTGAAAAGGATTGTAATTTAGTTTTCACAAGTGAATAATGCAAATTGCAAGAAATAATTATGGATACTGTAAATCTGACAAAAAGATCTGATcatcaataaactaaaaagcaTCAGCAACAGTACAGTAGTCACTTACCACTTTTTAGGATCTCTTCGTTACATGTCCAGGTCGTCCTGAACTTGGGGACCAGAATTGCTGCTGCAATTAGCTCTGGATCACCAAGCATCTGTCCAAAACGCTTTTCAAGTCCTGCTTGTAGTGCGTCCAACAATGGCCCACAGTACTTGGAGGAGATGTGGAACTGTTCGAGCTTAGCCTTGATTAATCAATAGAATTTTTATTAGACAGAAATgcaaacacagtaaaaaaaaaaaaatccagtttaatatcaacatggcacttttttttatcctacgGTAAATAAGAAAAACTACATGTACTGAGTTGAAAAGGGGGAGTGACACACACCTTGAGCAGTGTTATTGTAGGCACAAGCCATCCCATCTGCACGTTGGCCTCTCCCTGTAGGATATTGACGGCCTTCGCAACTGGTTTCATGGTCTTGGCGTATTCTCTCAGAAACGCAATCTCCGCTTGAGTCAAcctgccaaaaacaaacataaatggaTACAAAAAGTCTAACTACTAGAGAAAACAACATATTTCCAAAAAGATGAGCATACGTCACTATTACTTAATCTAGAAAGTAGGAATGTGTGGTGTTGATGGAAACATATTAACCACACGAAGGGAGTGTTGACCTCAATTGGTAAATATGAATTGATGAATATTACCTCATGCAGTCAATCAGTTTTAAAGACAGTAGTACTCACATGGGGATTTTTAGTGCACTGCAAACAGATGCGATGGCTTCTTCTCCTTGTTCGTTTATGATTCTTCCGAGCCTCTCCACAGCGAAGAAGAGAGAATTCCATCTCGTCTCGACTGGCCTCACAAGTTGcagtttgcatttttttgcGATGATCTCTGCAGCCTGGGTGGATCTACTGGTCTTGTTCCATAGACTGTGGCACTTTGCAAATGCTGAGCGAGAGACCCTCTTATAGACTGGATCAGCATCTGCTGCAGAGAGATCAACTGTTGCAACCAGGTTGAGAAGGTGGCAGGCACAGCGATGATGCTTTGGCAGCTGATACTCCAGgccatcatcttcatccaatATACCTCCAGCGTCAACAATCTCCACAGGTTCGCCTTCTTCCTCATCACTGCTCTCTTCTCTGGTTTGACTTGCCCCCTGGAGTGGTCCtcctgtgttgttgttttcatcttGTCCATACACTTTAAATGCTTTTATGAAATTGGAGCCATTGTCAGTGGTTGTACACACTACCTTCGCCCGGATGTTGTATTCCGTGTGTATGTTATTCAGGGCACCAGCGAGTACTGCAAAGGTATGAGATCCTTCTAACTGACAGCATGCTAGAGCAGCGGAGCATCGTCTCATCGTCAGAGGGTCCAACCAATGGGCCGTGACACCTAGGAATGATCTTCTGTGTGCTGTCCAGCAGTCTGTTGTTGTAGCGATAAACTGTACCTTGGACATTGCAGCCTTcagattcttcttcatgtcttggGTAGCTTTAACCACTCTGTTTTTGACGGTACCCCGGCAGATGACACTGACCCCTGGCTGCAGGTGCTCTACAAGGTCTTTGAAGCCTGGTTGTTCCACGACACTCAGAGGTTGCAAGCCTTGGATGACAAAGCTGATGATGGCATCATCCACACTCTTCTGTGAGACTTTCTTGGTTTCCCAGAGTTTAACCTGTGGTGGGGAAAACAATTATAGTACAATTATAGTACTGACTATATTTACAGTCAATTCCCAATGGCATACCACTCTCAAAAAGGTTGGGAACAGCACCTACTAGAAGCTAACCAGAGTCATGTGAACTGATAACAGCTGTGtctcacaaatacatttgcAAAATATCACACACTATTTCTTCCACTAAAGTGTCTACAGTATGCTCTTTTAAGGGCTGGCCATCTGTTACTTCTGTATGTCTAGTGTACAAAAAGAACTTTGTGACACTGAATGAGCGGCTGGAGGGGCATGTTGCCTCTCTGGGGCAGGCTCTGTAACCTGATGACTACAAATAAAGAATAGGTTGATCCCTGACATAGGTGTGCTGAGAGCATCTTTTGATCTCTGAATCTTAATAAGTAACATGAAAAACTTACATTACAAACCTGCTTGGCAGCGGGACCTTGACCTTCCTCTGGCTCAGAGGATTTCCTTTTGATGGAAGTTAATTTCAAGTATTTCTCCATGTGGTTTTTGTGCTTTCTCTATaagtgaaaaaagtaaaaaataaataaacgaatAAGTTATAGAGCCTTAACTAAAGGGTTGAATTGCATTCAAACATCTGCATTACTTAATTTACATTAAGTTTACACTTGTTATTTTGATCAACATGTGCCTGTATAATaggttaatttacatttttattatttgctgcTTGAAAACCTATTGTCTTATATGCCATCTTACATGTGTTTAAAGACCTGTTCATTGTTCCATACATGTGAAGATATATTGGTAAAAGACCAAGTGATTGCTACTACTGATCCCAGCAGGAACAGATGACCTCATCAGACAGGTTTAATTACAGCTTATTCACAACAGTTCTTTTCGCATATAGAATGCAATTACTTGGTCTATTATTTTCACATGCACTGAACAATGAACAGGTCTTTAAACACATATAAGGCGGCATATAAGACAATATGTCTTCAAGCAGcaaataatattaaatgtaaattaaccTATTACACCTGTACTCCACCAACATCAATAAGCTATAGCATGGCATTATGGACCAAATCGTGTAATACATTAACAAAGACATTCTTTTAGCTCAAGATTTTGGTCTAAGAAGCCAAGTTTCATGAAATGAAACGTGGTCTTGTGGCTCAAGTGCTGAAAAATTATCGGTCCATGTCatatgaaaaagttttaaactacCAAACTACAACTTTGGGCCTAACTGGTACATCGCTGAAACATCATGATGGTCATAGAATGCTAAACTTATTAACCTAGCATAATGTCACGTTAACACTtagctgtttgttttgcttACCTCTATGTGCTTTTTCAAATTTGACGGAGAATTCTTGTAAGCGAGAAGCTCTCTGACTTTGGGTCTGCACAGGACACAGTTCATTCGCCATGAATCCTTTTTTGAGCCAACTAGCGTGAACATTTCCTTCAAGTAAGGCCATGGGTGGTAACTCTGGGCCTGTTCGTCCCGTTCATCTGGCTCGTACTTCGACACGGAATCATCAGGCTTTACCTCTACCACATTATCCTGCTCCTTGGTATCGGACATGTTGCTGCCTGGTTCAGTTCCATAATCCTCATGTTAATGAATCTCTCGTTGAAGTTGCTGAAGTGAGTTAgcgtggaaaaaaaaacaaacagctaccTACCAAAAGCCTGAAGGCACACGTGCAGGCAGAGAAAGCATGTGCGTGGTGCTACTGTAGTGTAACCAATGAAAAGAACGATCATGGACAGCGAGCTAATCACAAGCTGGGATGTATGTAGCCGTGAGTAATGTTTCATACTATTGGCAGAGCCTTCGAAGATGTTTTCCTTCTGGTTCCAAATAACATTTCAATTATTTGTTGTGCGTTAAAAGTTACGAGCCTGATTTGAAAATGTACGGGGTAAAAAGTACAGATACTTGCGTTAAAATGTAAcggataaaagtaaaaagtactcagaaaaataaatactcaGTAAAGTACAGATACCAAAAAAATGTACTTCGTTACAGTACTTCGTTACTTGTACTTTGTTACTTCCCATCTCTGTGAAAATGTGACTGGTCGACATcagaacagttatttagtgGCAGGAAGTTTTTTAGCTGTTGAAATGGGTCAGTGACATGACATGCACATTTTTGTGTCTGAgtatattatttcttttttaaaataattttattaatgtattaaaGGCATCACTTCTACAAAACTATTGAGTTTTAATGCAGTTTCAGCACATTGTAATAGTATATAGTAAAGCATGACAGTTACAACGAAGCACGGGTCGCTGTCATGACACATGACAGAGTTAAACTAAAACTGGAGACATGTTCGTCATTCTTAATTTCACAATGTTGTTATAAATGTACTAGAGCTGCAACTAAATACTATTCTGATAGACAATTAGTCATcgattatttaaatgattagtcgactaatcggattatggatctcataattattaaatggctcttatttcaccttcagcttttaaatcttttaaagcatGAGGTTGTTTAAATGATGTGCTAATTAAAAAGATGAGATGGACACTTCATTCAAAAATACATCTGTTATTAAACTTTGCTGACGATATTAACCTGAAACTGataacagaaaaagtaaatacaaaccaaatatccattaaaaaaaataactgaaagaaTAGGAAGAGGCAAATtggcagcagagagaaaaacggtgaaCAAGcctgagtttttgttttaaaaaaaagtgcatttagTGCAGAACATTCAGTGCTCTGCGGCTCCTGTTACATTATACAACTATCTACATGACGGTATGTCATGTTTGACTCATCCTTAAGTCCagcgtgcctcctctttaaatgttcgagcactGCAGATGTACTTCCGTGGTAAGCAAGGTCCACTTTTATAAATCTCATATGtacctaatttattttgtaagtttaattgaagtggtcccagacttttgacgtccgctgctgctgttttgttcccTGTCCggcgccatatttttcccctgccGGACTATAGCAGAGATAggaaagaagatgatgtctcactctgtaggttttctttttttttttttttttttgccaaaaatAGCCGACTATTCTTATTCTCGACAACGtcaactaatcgttgcagcccgaAAATGTACCTGTCGTCAAGCTCCGCTCCATCCACCTTTGCGGAGCTGCCTGGCTGTAGCTACTGCTGTAGTTACTGACATTTATACcgtggtctgggtgaatactcagTTCTggttggctggagggtgtccattaaaaagttatAATAGACACCTATATAAGAAGTTCCggccaaatagccttattgttgtaaatcattgcgctgactaaatggtagtcggtaaccgtggcaacagaaactcagatgtCGGACTGCAGACatgccagatcatgtctgtgacggcaCATTGTTGTAAAAGCAGGTGCAGGcaccgtcagtccaggagagacgagaatttTGTCaacaacattttgtcgtcccgcaacgtcccaaccagcagcggtcagagtccacagacgttaaaccagcagcggtcagagtccacagacgttaaaccagcagcggtcagagtccacaaacgttaaaccagcagcggtcagagtccacaaacgttaaaccagcagcggtcagagtccacagacgttaaaccagcagcggtcagagtccacagacgttaaaccagcagcggtcagagtccacagacgttaaaccagcagcggtcagagtccacaaacgttaaaccagcagcagtcagggtctacaaacgttaaaccagcagcggtcagagtccacaaacgttaaaccagcagcagtcagggtctacaaacgttaaaccagcagcggtcacgatccacaaacgttaaaccagcagcggtcagagtccacaaacgttaaaccagcagcggtcagagtccacagacgttaaaccagcagcggtcagagtccagaaacgttaaaccagcagcggtcagaggccacagacgttaaaccgccagcggtcaggatccacaaacgttaaaccagcagcggtcagagtccacagacgttaaaccgccagcggtcagagtccacagatgttaaaccgccagcggtcagagtccacagacgttaaaccgccagcggtcaggatccacaaacgttaaaccagcagcggtcagagtccacagacgttaaaccgccagcggtcagagtccacagatgttaaaccgccagcggtcagagtccacagacgttaaaccgccagcggtcaggatccacaaacgttaaaccagcagcggtcagagtccacagacgttaaaccgccagcggtcagggtccacaaccattaaaccggcagcggtcagagtccacaaacgttaaaccagcagcggtcagagtccacagacgttaaaccagcagcggtcagagtccacaaacgttaaaccagcagcggtcaggatccacaaccgttaaaccagcagcggtcagagtctacaaatgttaaaccagcagcggtcagggtccacaaacgttaaaccagcagcggtcagggtccacagacgttaaacgagcagcggtcagagtccacagacgttaaaccagcagcggtcagagtccacagacgttaaaccagcagcggtcagagtccacagacgttaaaccagcagcggtcagagtccacaaatgttaaaccagcagcggtcagagtccacaaacgttaaaccagcagcggtcaggatccacaaacgttaaaccagcagcggtcagggtccacagacgttaaaccagcagcggtcagagtccacagatgttTAACTCTGTCCTTCAAACGCCAGCCTTTAATCAGCCAGCCGATAAATCAGTCGGGCTAGATTTGAGAAACACCGTattaaacagtctgatgtcATCATTATGTCTGAAGTAGAAATGCCAGGTCTGATGTTTAACCAGATTAACTCCATCCAGGTCAGGAGTTTGAGATAAGAAATGGAGCCTTGAGGCAGAAGAGCATGATGGAAATTTTATTCATAACAGTATCAGTTCAGATGCTTACGTCCAAAACAGTTTGTATGCTAAGAAGCTCAGCATGTTTACAGATGACTGTGCAAAGACAACTTCCATTTTATGAAAGCAGATTTCAAACTAATGAGTGGATCCTTCTCAGCTAGAATCTTTGTGAATTATTTCCACGACAAGagcaaaatgaaggaaaaagttTCTCATCTGGAACTTGCTCTGAAGAAAAACTGTATTAACACTTCATCCAAAACAATTCCTCtacttttagattttcttctctCTTATATTCAGATTGCACCTTCCTCTATGCATCAGTAACCTTTTTCTCCTGAACAAACTCGCCTTATAATACAAACTGTACTTTTGTGTCTTCTTGTTTATCTCCCCAGACTTTCCTCAGCAACATGTTTACACCAAGGAAATTTTCTCGGATCAGCAGGAGAGGAATTCCAGTCGGGACCAAACAGAATCAAAGCCACATATTAAAGAAGAACTGGAGGATCTATGCATCAGTCAGGACCTAGAGCCACATGTACTGAAGCAGGAGTTCAACATCATCATGGTAACACATGAGAACAGTGATCACAGCGAACCAGAACCTGAGAGCCAAGACCTGGAGGAATCGGACAGAATTCACAGTAACAAAGCAGATGCCTCCTCCGTGTGTTATTCTGACACAGGTAAAAAGTCTGATAATCTgacctgtggaaaaaaaatggttcTAAGTCAAATTCCAAACTGAAGGCACATTAGAGTCCACACAGATGAAACAGTCAGTCCACATGAGAGctcacacaggtgagaggccATTTGCTTGAAAAGCTTGTAGGAAAATAATTGCTGAATTATACTCGGAGGAGTGAAACCATATATTTGTGAAGCGTGGGAAAGGTTTCAGTAACAGCCATGTTTTGCTGCAATGTACAACTCACGCAGACAAAGGGTGTGAAAAGTTCCAGCCTGGTAACATGGAAACTCACACATTAAATGGATAGGAACATAAGTTTAGTAACTCCAGCATTTTAAAGTGTAACAAGTACAAATTAAATATACTAATATGGAAGAATTCCTCAAATTTTCCAAGTACAAAACTTTAGTCCCACATTATACATGCCCTTGGACCaagtgttggagagcactccttctgaggactcctcgttctgctgggggacttcaatgcccacgtggatatgacagtgagacctggagggatGTGATTgagaggaatggcccccctgatctgaatccaagtggCCTTTCCTTTCTGGAcgtctgtgctcgtcatggattgtccataacgaacaccttgttcaggcttAAGATGTCCAcgtgtgcacttggcaccaggacactctagaccacagtttgatgatcgactttgtagtcacATCATTGGACTTGCAGCAGCATGTCTCAGAAACTCGGGTGAAGAGGGGTCAATTTTTAACTAGGGCTGCCACAACCGATTATTTTGATAACCGAGTAGTCACTGAATATTTTGGTGATTAGTCAACTAATTGGATCATATGTAAATTGTATGTTAACGCACCGGTATTCAGCTGCTCTTATATAACCAAAA
Encoded here:
- the LOC121641659 gene encoding uncharacterized protein LOC121641659, whose amino-acid sequence is MKKNLKAAMSKVQFIATTTDCWTAHRRSFLGVTAHWLDPLTMRRCSAALACCQLEGSHTFAVLAGALNNIHTEYNIRAKVVCTTTDNGSNFIKAFKVYGQDENNNTGGPLQGASQTREESSDEEEGEPVEIVDAGGILDEDDGLEYQLPKHHRCACHLLNLVATVDLSAADADPVYKRVSRSAFAKCHSLWNKTSRSTQAAEIIAKKCKLQLVRPVETRWNSLFFAVERLGRIINEQGEEAIASVCSALKIPMLTQAEIAFLREYAKTMKPVAKAVNILQGEANVQMGWLVPTITLLKAKLEQFHISSKYCGPLLDALQAGLEKRFGQMLGDPELIAAAILVPKFRTTWTCNEEILKSGLDYIKSHLKDQPTVHSGNTPQSSDEDDFFSTIKKGKAHENTKELESYLANPDDDMDVLKSYPAVCHLSLMLNTPLPASAACERLFSTAGLILHPKRARIGSENFENQLLLKLNKPFW